From the Streptomyces sp. Tu 2975 genome, one window contains:
- a CDS encoding low molecular weight protein-tyrosine-phosphatase: MNSPYRVCFVCTGNICRSPMAEAVFRTFVKDAGLGPAVRVDSAGTGGWHEGDGADPRTVSVLEANGYPSNHSARQFRAEWFDGLDLVIALDEGHLRALRRLAPTPTDAAKVRMLRAYDPAQPENLDVPDPYYGGMDGFEDCLEMVEAAGKGLLDAVRTALEERAA, encoded by the coding sequence ATGAACTCCCCGTATCGCGTCTGCTTCGTCTGCACCGGCAACATCTGCCGGTCGCCGATGGCCGAGGCGGTCTTCCGCACCTTCGTCAAGGACGCCGGGCTCGGCCCCGCCGTGCGCGTCGACAGCGCCGGCACCGGTGGCTGGCACGAAGGGGACGGCGCCGACCCGCGCACCGTCTCGGTGCTCGAAGCGAACGGCTACCCCTCGAACCACTCCGCCCGGCAGTTCCGGGCGGAGTGGTTCGACGGCCTGGACCTGGTCATCGCGCTGGACGAAGGACATCTGCGGGCGCTGCGGAGGCTGGCTCCGACGCCGACGGACGCCGCGAAGGTGCGGATGTTGCGCGCGTACGACCCCGCACAGCCGGAAAACCTCGACGTCCCCGACCCTTACTACGGCGGCATGGACGGTTTCGAGGACTGCCTGGAGATGGTGGAGGCGGCGGGCAAGGGCCTGCTCGACGCCGTGAGAACTGCACTTGAGGAGCGAGCGGCATGA
- a CDS encoding GNAT family N-acetyltransferase — MQTPLAELPIRRLTKDDLTACADLSEDRGWPREEHKWGLLLTAGTGYGIDDPEGKGLVTCCVVTDYGTDLAAIGMVLVAERYSRQGIGRRLMKHVLQGMGSTPLTLHATPYGQPLYEELGFTTTGRAEMVRGRFTDSGPRPQAATRPATAEDLAAVVRLDAEVFGLDRTHMITRLPSFADQFRVAEEDGVLTGYAAAWPNMDTHVIGPLIARNTETAKALISSLAAGTDRPLRTDIDVRHKELLDWAKERGLEPVAFNAVMTLGTAGLPGDWTRRFAPLTVAAG, encoded by the coding sequence ATGCAGACACCGCTGGCCGAACTTCCCATCAGGCGCCTCACCAAGGACGACTTGACCGCGTGTGCCGACCTCTCCGAGGACCGCGGGTGGCCGCGGGAGGAGCACAAGTGGGGTCTGCTCCTCACCGCAGGTACGGGATACGGGATCGACGATCCCGAGGGCAAGGGTCTGGTGACCTGCTGCGTCGTCACGGACTACGGCACGGACCTCGCCGCCATCGGCATGGTGCTGGTGGCTGAGCGGTACTCCCGCCAAGGCATCGGGCGGCGTCTGATGAAGCATGTGCTGCAAGGCATGGGCAGCACCCCGCTCACCCTCCATGCCACGCCCTACGGACAGCCTCTCTACGAAGAACTGGGGTTCACCACGACCGGCCGTGCCGAGATGGTCCGGGGGCGCTTCACCGATTCGGGCCCACGACCGCAGGCGGCGACCCGCCCTGCGACCGCAGAGGACCTGGCCGCGGTGGTCCGCCTGGACGCCGAGGTGTTCGGCCTCGACCGCACCCACATGATCACGCGGCTTCCCTCGTTCGCCGACCAGTTCCGCGTCGCCGAAGAGGACGGCGTACTGACGGGCTACGCGGCCGCCTGGCCGAACATGGATACCCATGTCATAGGTCCCCTGATCGCCCGGAACACGGAGACCGCGAAGGCTCTGATCTCCTCTCTGGCGGCCGGAACAGACCGACCGCTGCGCACCGACATCGACGTGCGCCACAAGGAACTTCTCGACTGGGCGAAGGAGCGGGGCCTGGAGCCGGTCGCCTTCAACGCCGTGATGACTCTGGGCACAGCAGGCCTGCCGGGCGACTGGACCCGCCGCTTTGCACCGCTGACGGTAGCGGCAGGCTAG
- a CDS encoding SsgA family sporulation/cell division regulator — MRESVQAEVLMRFLVSEELSFRIPVGLDYETGDPYAVRMTFHLPGDAPVTWAFGRELLLDGINGPSGDGDVHIAPVGPESLSDVIIRLRVGADSALFRAGAAPLVAFLDRTDKLLPMGQELMLGDLELSLEEALGRILAEENAG; from the coding sequence ATGCGCGAGTCGGTCCAGGCCGAGGTTCTGATGAGGTTCCTCGTCTCCGAGGAACTCTCCTTCCGGATTCCGGTGGGACTGGATTACGAGACAGGAGATCCGTACGCGGTGCGGATGACCTTCCACCTGCCCGGTGACGCGCCTGTGACCTGGGCATTCGGGCGGGAGCTGCTGCTCGACGGGATCAATGGGCCGAGCGGCGACGGTGACGTGCACATCGCGCCCGTCGGACCGGAAAGCCTGTCGGACGTCATCATCAGGCTTCGCGTCGGCGCGGATTCCGCACTGTTCAGGGCGGGAGCGGCGCCGCTGGTCGCCTTCCTCGACCGCACGGACAAGCTGCTGCCGATGGGGCAGGAGCTCATGCTCGGTGACCTCGAACTCAGCCTGGAGGAGGCGCTGGGCCGCATCCTCGCCGAGGAGAACGCCGGCTGA
- a CDS encoding phage holin family protein — MMNFLVKTIANAGALWVAVWLLQDITLTGDSTGRKAWTLVLVALLFGLVNFVVKPVVKLLTLPLFILTLGLITLVINALMLLLTSWLADKLDLGFHVDGFWTAVLGALIISVVSWALNLALPDKD, encoded by the coding sequence ATGATGAATTTCCTAGTCAAGACGATCGCCAACGCCGGTGCCCTCTGGGTGGCCGTGTGGTTGCTGCAGGACATCACCCTGACCGGTGACAGCACCGGCAGGAAGGCCTGGACCCTGGTCCTGGTCGCCCTTCTCTTCGGCCTGGTGAACTTTGTCGTCAAGCCCGTGGTGAAACTGCTGACCCTTCCCCTGTTCATCCTCACCCTCGGTCTGATCACGCTCGTGATCAACGCTCTGATGCTGCTGCTCACCTCGTGGCTGGCCGACAAGCTGGATCTTGGCTTCCATGTCGACGGCTTCTGGACGGCGGTGCTGGGCGCCCTGATCATCTCCGTCGTCTCCTGGGCGCTGAACCTCGCCCTGCCCGACAAGGACTGA
- a CDS encoding DUF2269 domain-containing protein, translating to MKPLKRPVRRTTLVVHVATSAGWLGLTLGLLALALAAYTSESASMAEASYRSMEVFTDWLVLPLALLTLTSGLVLSLGTQWGLARHRWVFTKFWLTLATTTASVLVLRPGVDRAADTVASGGVVAEPRDLLMGPAVSLTAYVFMTVVSVLKPWGLTRRGRRLRVSTSSRKVVDERSTRQTA from the coding sequence GTGAAACCACTCAAGCGTCCCGTTCGCCGGACCACACTCGTCGTCCACGTCGCCACGTCGGCCGGCTGGCTCGGTCTCACCCTCGGTCTGCTGGCGCTTGCGCTCGCGGCGTACACCTCAGAGTCCGCTTCCATGGCGGAAGCGTCGTACCGGTCGATGGAGGTCTTCACCGACTGGCTGGTGCTACCCCTGGCACTGCTCACCCTGACCAGTGGCCTCGTCCTGTCACTGGGGACGCAATGGGGACTGGCGCGCCATCGATGGGTGTTCACCAAGTTCTGGCTCACTCTGGCGACCACCACTGCGTCCGTCCTGGTGCTCCGCCCTGGGGTCGACAGGGCCGCCGACACCGTGGCCTCGGGCGGAGTGGTCGCCGAACCTCGCGACCTTCTGATGGGGCCGGCGGTCTCCCTCACCGCCTATGTGTTCATGACCGTCGTCTCGGTCCTCAAGCCGTGGGGTCTCACTCGCCGCGGCCGCCGACTGCGCGTCTCGACCAGTTCACGAAAAGTGGTGGACGAACGATCAACGCGTCAGACAGCCTGA
- a CDS encoding helix-turn-helix domain-containing protein, with translation MAGATKATAPTLISSVQRALRLLEAAGAHPDGAPAKQLAREAGIPLPTAYHLLRTLTHDDYLRRRSGVYTLGDAVERLVGGTPENRRSTLEDSLAHWRDAIGVPVYFAVYREGEIDIVAVSDTPYAPAVPEWADFRETGHAHALGQCLLGQLDESSRRDHLSRHPVQPVTPYTVRDGRTMLERLAARGSMEPVVERQEYAVGTVCAAIPITVGCHAATMAISLPLDQEARLLPAVEQLRTGIGGLLGSLAFSISI, from the coding sequence GTGGCCGGGGCGACGAAAGCCACTGCACCTACCCTGATCAGCTCCGTGCAGCGTGCGTTGAGGCTGCTGGAAGCGGCCGGCGCCCACCCGGACGGGGCGCCCGCGAAGCAACTCGCACGCGAGGCCGGGATCCCCCTGCCGACCGCCTACCACCTGCTGCGCACCCTGACCCATGACGACTACCTGCGGCGTCGGAGCGGCGTGTACACGCTCGGGGACGCCGTCGAACGCCTGGTCGGCGGTACGCCGGAGAATCGTCGCAGCACTCTCGAGGACTCCCTCGCCCACTGGCGGGACGCGATCGGTGTCCCCGTCTACTTCGCCGTCTACCGCGAGGGCGAGATCGACATCGTCGCGGTCTCCGACACGCCCTACGCCCCCGCCGTGCCCGAGTGGGCCGACTTCCGGGAGACCGGACACGCACATGCGCTGGGTCAGTGCCTGCTCGGACAGCTCGACGAATCGTCGCGCCGCGACCACCTGAGCCGCCATCCCGTGCAACCTGTGACGCCGTACACGGTGCGTGACGGGCGCACGATGCTCGAGCGGCTCGCCGCGCGAGGATCCATGGAGCCCGTAGTGGAACGGCAGGAATATGCGGTCGGCACGGTCTGTGCCGCCATTCCGATCACTGTTGGTTGCCATGCCGCAACGATGGCCATTTCTCTCCCGCTGGACCAGGAGGCCAGGCTCCTTCCGGCAGTTGAGCAGTTGCGCACCGGAATCGGTGGGCTGTTGGGGTCACTTGCCTTCTCTATCAGTATCTGA
- a CDS encoding YibE/F family protein: MTSSPQPPEPHGQAHSHAHSHGPAAPVSQHLRKVIAAVLIPFATAVLVGLAVLWPGGAPGHERTGVGFDRQTEQGKVVSLERVDCEDVNAAQVPPTGDTSTPEGREAVNSQQGQCARATVEVTTGKDKGRTFIEIVQPDAPRQLKEGQGVVVAYAPDAPRDLQYSVTDVDRGFPMALLAGIFALVVVLVGRMRGLMALISLAASFALLTLFILPAILQGSNPLVVAVVGSSAIMLIALYMCHGVTARTSVAVLGTLISLLLIGLLGSLFIGWASLSGNTDDNTGLIHGLYPEIDMSGLLLAGVIIGSLGVLDDVTVTQTSAVWELHQADPDMGPAALYRSALRIGRDHIASVVNTLVLAYAGAALPLLLLFSIAQSSVGTVANSELVAEEIVRMLVGSIGLVASVPVTTALAALVVSADRPGPAGPGQADGTPVRTGRGRRRKA; this comes from the coding sequence GTGACCTCATCACCGCAGCCCCCAGAACCGCACGGACAGGCCCACAGCCATGCGCACAGTCATGGGCCCGCCGCGCCAGTCTCCCAGCACCTTCGCAAGGTCATCGCCGCTGTGCTCATCCCCTTCGCGACGGCCGTCCTCGTCGGGCTCGCCGTGCTGTGGCCGGGGGGCGCACCCGGACATGAGCGCACCGGTGTCGGCTTCGACCGGCAGACCGAACAGGGCAAGGTGGTCTCTCTCGAGAGGGTCGACTGCGAGGACGTCAACGCCGCCCAGGTCCCACCGACCGGCGACACCTCCACGCCGGAGGGCCGCGAGGCGGTCAACTCGCAGCAGGGCCAGTGCGCCAGGGCGACCGTCGAAGTGACCACGGGCAAGGACAAGGGCCGTACCTTCATCGAGATCGTCCAGCCGGACGCGCCGCGGCAGTTGAAGGAAGGTCAGGGCGTGGTCGTCGCATACGCTCCCGACGCCCCCCGCGATCTCCAGTACTCGGTGACGGACGTCGACCGGGGATTCCCGATGGCGCTGCTGGCCGGGATCTTCGCACTCGTCGTGGTGCTCGTCGGCCGGATGCGCGGCCTGATGGCCCTGATTTCGCTCGCCGCCTCCTTCGCCCTGCTGACGCTCTTCATCCTGCCCGCCATCCTGCAGGGGTCCAATCCCCTGGTCGTGGCCGTGGTCGGGTCGAGCGCCATCATGCTGATCGCGCTCTACATGTGCCACGGGGTGACAGCACGGACCTCCGTCGCGGTGCTCGGCACACTGATCTCCTTGCTGCTGATCGGTCTGCTCGGCTCACTGTTCATCGGCTGGGCCAGCCTCAGTGGCAACACCGACGACAACACCGGTCTGATCCACGGCCTGTATCCGGAGATCGACATGAGCGGTCTGCTGCTGGCCGGCGTCATCATCGGCTCGCTCGGCGTCCTGGACGACGTGACGGTGACGCAGACCTCGGCCGTGTGGGAGCTGCATCAGGCCGACCCCGACATGGGGCCCGCGGCGCTCTACCGCTCGGCCCTCCGCATCGGCCGCGACCACATCGCGTCCGTCGTCAACACGCTGGTGCTCGCCTACGCGGGTGCCGCGCTGCCGCTTCTGCTGCTCTTCTCCATCGCGCAGTCCAGCGTGGGCACCGTCGCCAACAGCGAGTTGGTGGCCGAGGAGATCGTACGGATGCTGGTGGGGTCGATCGGCCTGGTCGCGTCGGTTCCGGTGACGACCGCACTCGCCGCCCTGGTGGTTTCCGCGGACCGCCCCGGTCCGGCGGGTCCGGGCCAGGCGGACGGAACCCCGGTACGGACCGGCAGGGGGCGGCGACGCAAGGCGTGA
- a CDS encoding LysR family transcriptional regulator, with protein MDLALLRTFVTVHRAGSFTRAAALLGLSQPAVTGQIRTLERQLGRPLFLRQARGVTPTTIGDELAHRAAPHLDALLEIAEVGLDTETGIRTLHLAGPPEFTSARALPALTPLIGQGFTLRASFGNAEEALEGLAAGHHDLAIATAQPRGGLLTATPLCDEEHVLVAAPRWAVHLGPSVLRKGHVVLEQLPVVEVHESLPFVSRYWHSVFDSRPAAAGTVIAPDLRAVLEATASGAGLAVLPRYLCEDALERGRVVALLEPPVPPLRTYFLVIRAGTLAHPHIARAHEGLLRAAADW; from the coding sequence ATGGATCTCGCCCTACTGCGCACATTCGTCACCGTGCACCGGGCCGGGTCGTTCACACGCGCAGCCGCACTCCTCGGACTTTCCCAGCCCGCGGTCACCGGTCAGATCCGGACACTGGAGCGACAGCTCGGCAGGCCGCTCTTCCTTCGGCAGGCACGCGGCGTCACCCCGACCACCATCGGGGACGAACTCGCACACCGCGCGGCACCGCACCTCGACGCCCTGCTCGAAATAGCCGAAGTGGGTCTCGACACCGAGACCGGCATCCGCACCCTCCATCTCGCCGGGCCGCCCGAATTCACCTCCGCGCGCGCACTTCCCGCGCTCACGCCCCTGATCGGCCAGGGGTTCACCCTGCGCGCCTCCTTCGGGAACGCGGAGGAGGCCCTCGAAGGGCTCGCCGCAGGCCACCACGACCTCGCCATAGCCACCGCCCAGCCCCGTGGGGGGCTCCTCACCGCCACGCCGCTGTGCGACGAGGAGCACGTCCTCGTCGCGGCTCCCCGCTGGGCGGTCCACCTGGGGCCCTCGGTGTTACGCAAGGGCCATGTCGTACTCGAACAGCTCCCTGTGGTCGAGGTCCATGAGTCCCTGCCGTTCGTCTCGAGGTACTGGCACTCCGTCTTCGACTCACGGCCGGCCGCGGCGGGCACCGTCATAGCGCCCGATCTGAGGGCCGTCCTGGAAGCGACCGCATCGGGAGCCGGGCTCGCCGTACTGCCGCGCTACCTGTGCGAGGACGCCCTCGAGCGCGGTCGCGTCGTCGCTCTCCTCGAACCACCCGTGCCCCCGTTGCGCACGTACTTCCTGGTCATACGCGCCGGTACCCTCGCCCATCCCCATATCGCCCGGGCGCACGAAGGCCTGCTGCGCGCCGCGGCCGATTGGTGA
- a CDS encoding MarR family transcriptional regulator translates to MTATDPALTALAQGWCALSLLHGRIEAHIGRALEAKHNLSVREYSLLDVLSRQHSGEGGHLQMKQVADAVVLSQSATTRLVTRLEDRGLLARYLCPTDRRGIYTDVSDAGLQLLAEARPTNDAALREALDEAAQDPELAPLVRAVEELKAPAAAA, encoded by the coding sequence ATGACGGCGACCGACCCCGCCCTTACCGCCCTCGCGCAGGGATGGTGCGCTCTCTCGCTGCTTCACGGCCGGATCGAAGCCCACATCGGCCGGGCCCTTGAGGCGAAGCACAACCTCAGTGTCCGCGAGTACTCCCTCCTCGACGTTCTCAGTCGCCAGCACAGCGGCGAAGGCGGCCATCTCCAGATGAAGCAGGTCGCCGACGCCGTCGTCCTCAGCCAGAGCGCCACCACCCGACTGGTCACCCGACTCGAGGACCGGGGCCTTCTGGCCCGCTACCTCTGCCCCACCGACCGTCGAGGCATCTACACCGACGTCAGCGACGCGGGCCTGCAGCTCCTGGCGGAGGCCCGGCCCACCAACGATGCGGCGCTTCGTGAGGCACTCGACGAGGCAGCTCAGGACCCGGAGCTCGCCCCACTGGTCCGAGCCGTCGAGGAGCTCAAGGCGCCCGCTGCCGCGGCATGA
- a CDS encoding serine hydrolase domain-containing protein, producing MTSAMEELLPGTRRALLHRIAVAQSEGRAPSLAAAVQRDGHLVWTGFRTSVDGHAPDADTQYRIGSITKTFTAVLVMRLRDEGLLGLDDPLEKHLPGTGVGEVTVAQLLGHSAGLSAETPPPWWERTPGSMRAQLSDVLGEETAMHPAGRRHHYSNPGYTLLGSLVEAVRGVSWEEALKREILEPLGLERTSAQPQAPHAGGWAVHPWADVMLPEPVEDLGLMAPAGQLWSTPADLCRFAAFLAAGDDRVLAADSVREMRVPSVPLEAGEWNSTYGLGLQFLRHEGRTLVGHSGSLPGFVAGLWVSVDDGVAAVALANATSGPSAATVAADLVRIVAEAEPKIPEPWRPLPEVDHDLLGLTGPWYWGTSAYVLRLVADRGVELEPLRGGGRRSRFLARTDGTWIGLDGYYAGETLHVVRGGDGSVSHLDLGSFVFTRKPYEPGDAVPGGVDPEGWRAFRF from the coding sequence ATGACTTCAGCCATGGAAGAACTTCTGCCCGGTACACGCCGGGCCCTGCTGCATCGCATCGCCGTAGCCCAGAGCGAAGGGCGCGCACCGTCGCTCGCCGCCGCGGTGCAACGTGACGGGCACCTGGTGTGGACGGGGTTTCGTACGTCCGTCGACGGTCACGCTCCGGACGCGGATACCCAGTACCGCATCGGGTCCATCACCAAGACGTTCACCGCGGTCCTGGTGATGCGGCTGCGGGACGAAGGGCTACTGGGTCTCGACGACCCACTGGAGAAGCATCTGCCCGGCACGGGGGTGGGAGAGGTGACCGTTGCCCAACTGCTGGGGCACAGTGCCGGCCTGAGCGCCGAGACGCCGCCGCCGTGGTGGGAGCGGACGCCTGGTTCCATGCGCGCCCAGCTTTCCGACGTGCTCGGCGAGGAGACGGCGATGCACCCCGCCGGCCGGCGGCACCACTACTCCAACCCTGGCTACACCTTGCTCGGATCGCTGGTCGAAGCGGTCCGAGGCGTGTCATGGGAGGAGGCTCTGAAGCGGGAGATCCTCGAGCCTCTGGGGCTGGAGCGGACGAGTGCGCAGCCGCAGGCTCCACATGCCGGCGGCTGGGCCGTTCACCCGTGGGCGGACGTGATGCTTCCCGAGCCTGTCGAGGATCTCGGGCTCATGGCTCCTGCCGGGCAGCTCTGGTCCACCCCTGCCGACCTGTGCCGGTTCGCCGCTTTCCTTGCCGCCGGTGACGACCGGGTGCTCGCTGCTGATTCCGTGCGGGAGATGCGGGTGCCGTCCGTGCCGCTGGAGGCGGGGGAGTGGAACAGCACCTATGGGCTCGGGCTACAGTTTCTGCGACACGAGGGGCGGACTCTCGTCGGCCATTCCGGCTCGTTGCCCGGTTTTGTCGCGGGACTGTGGGTGAGCGTGGACGACGGCGTCGCCGCGGTGGCGCTGGCCAATGCCACCTCAGGGCCGTCGGCGGCGACGGTCGCCGCAGACCTCGTGCGCATCGTCGCCGAGGCCGAGCCGAAGATTCCTGAGCCGTGGCGACCGCTCCCCGAGGTCGACCACGATCTGCTGGGGCTGACCGGCCCCTGGTACTGGGGAACCTCTGCTTATGTCCTGCGTCTCGTCGCCGATCGGGGCGTGGAGCTGGAGCCGCTGCGCGGCGGGGGCCGCCGCTCGCGCTTCCTGGCCCGCACCGACGGGACCTGGATCGGTCTCGACGGCTACTACGCGGGAGAGACACTGCACGTGGTGCGCGGAGGCGACGGTTCGGTGAGCCATCTGGACCTGGGCTCGTTCGTCTTTACGCGCAAGCCCTACGAGCCAGGCGACGCTGTTCCTGGGGGCGTGGACCCTGAGGGCTGGCGGGCATTCCGCTTCTGA
- a CDS encoding DUF5326 family protein, which produces MREMLTGMPWWVKWVAIPVIALVVFGGLIASVVGFVIGLLFKLLVFVALVGGLVFVVRKFMSSSSSRSDW; this is translated from the coding sequence GTGCGGGAGATGCTCACGGGGATGCCGTGGTGGGTGAAGTGGGTCGCGATCCCTGTGATCGCGCTGGTCGTGTTCGGTGGACTCATCGCGAGCGTCGTCGGGTTCGTGATCGGGCTGCTCTTCAAGCTGCTGGTCTTCGTCGCCCTCGTCGGCGGACTCGTCTTCGTCGTAAGGAAGTTCATGTCGTCCTCCAGCTCACGCAGTGACTGGTAG
- a CDS encoding NUDIX hydrolase, protein MTERPVVKRTARAILLDGDDLILIKRTKPGVDPYWLTPGGGVEPEDATVVDALHREVDEELGAKITDVVPCFVDTVEHIADGGVTGVKVQHFFVCRLESMDPSLRHGPEVDEPCGEYEIVRVPFSRVGIAAVHLVPLSLRHYLDGNIEGVRAMHAPDLG, encoded by the coding sequence ATGACCGAACGACCAGTGGTCAAGCGCACCGCACGCGCCATCCTGCTCGACGGCGACGACCTCATCCTGATCAAGCGGACCAAGCCCGGCGTGGATCCTTACTGGCTCACGCCCGGCGGCGGGGTCGAGCCCGAGGACGCCACCGTCGTCGACGCCCTCCACCGAGAGGTCGACGAAGAGCTGGGGGCCAAGATCACCGATGTCGTCCCGTGCTTCGTCGACACCGTCGAGCACATCGCCGACGGGGGCGTGACGGGGGTGAAGGTGCAGCACTTCTTCGTCTGCCGCCTGGAATCCATGGACCCCTCCCTCCGGCACGGCCCAGAGGTCGATGAACCCTGCGGAGAGTACGAGATCGTGCGCGTGCCGTTCAGCCGCGTCGGTATCGCCGCCGTCCATCTGGTGCCACTGTCGCTGCGGCACTATCTGGACGGCAACATCGAAGGCGTCAGGGCCATGCACGCACCCGACCTCGGTTGA
- a CDS encoding cystathionine gamma-lyase yields the protein MTGTTQGDGTTAVRAGLPEPVKYEPTLPGPVFAAHFHLPGEPTGPYTYGRDENPTWTHLERAIGELEAPGEAVETVTFASGMAAISAVLMSQLKTGDVVVMPDDGYQALPLVHEQLRAFGIEVRTAPTGGDAQAALLDGARLLWLETPSNPGLDVCDVRRLADLAHAAGALVAVDNTLATPLGQRPLELGADFSVASDTKGMTGHGDILLGHVTCRDPQLAAGVRRWRKIVGAIPGPMEAWLAHRSLATLQLRADRQSANALAVAQALNGRAEVSGLRHPGLPNDPSHKIAAQQMRRFGCVVSFNLPDRAHAERFLDGLRLVDDATSFGGVRSTAERRGRWGGDAVPEGFIRFSAGAEDGDDLVADVLRALDEAAAPGGDVTRSTHTG from the coding sequence ATGACAGGCACGACCCAGGGGGACGGCACCACGGCGGTACGGGCGGGGCTGCCCGAGCCGGTGAAGTACGAACCGACCCTTCCCGGGCCGGTCTTCGCGGCTCACTTCCATCTGCCCGGGGAGCCGACGGGCCCCTACACGTACGGCCGAGACGAGAACCCGACGTGGACACATCTGGAGCGGGCCATCGGTGAACTCGAGGCGCCCGGAGAGGCCGTAGAGACCGTTACCTTCGCCTCCGGCATGGCGGCGATCTCCGCCGTTCTCATGTCGCAGCTGAAGACGGGTGACGTCGTCGTCATGCCCGACGACGGCTATCAGGCCCTGCCTCTGGTGCACGAGCAGCTGCGCGCGTTCGGCATCGAGGTACGCACGGCGCCGACCGGCGGCGACGCACAGGCCGCCCTGCTCGACGGGGCGCGTCTGCTGTGGCTCGAGACGCCCTCCAACCCGGGACTCGACGTCTGCGACGTACGGCGGCTGGCCGACCTCGCCCATGCGGCAGGCGCGCTCGTCGCGGTGGACAACACGCTGGCCACCCCCCTCGGGCAGCGGCCGCTCGAGCTGGGCGCCGACTTCTCCGTGGCCAGCGACACCAAGGGGATGACCGGCCACGGAGACATCCTGCTCGGCCACGTGACCTGCCGCGATCCGCAGCTCGCGGCCGGAGTACGGCGGTGGCGCAAGATTGTCGGAGCGATCCCGGGCCCGATGGAGGCCTGGCTCGCTCACCGTTCGCTCGCCACACTTCAGCTGCGCGCGGATCGGCAGAGCGCGAACGCGCTGGCCGTGGCACAGGCGTTGAACGGCCGCGCCGAGGTCAGCGGCCTGCGTCATCCCGGACTGCCGAACGACCCCTCGCACAAGATCGCCGCGCAGCAGATGCGGCGTTTCGGATGCGTCGTCTCCTTCAACCTGCCCGACCGGGCCCACGCGGAGCGCTTCCTCGACGGGCTGCGCCTGGTCGACGACGCCACCAGTTTCGGCGGGGTGCGCTCGACCGCCGAGCGCCGCGGCCGGTGGGGCGGTGACGCCGTTCCCGAGGGCTTCATCCGCTTCTCCGCCGGCGCCGAGGACGGCGACGACCTGGTGGCTGACGTGCTGCGGGCACTGGACGAGGCAGCAGCCCCGGGAGGAGACGTAACCCGCTCCACGCACACCGGCTGA
- a CDS encoding HAD-IB family phosphatase, protein MSRRPRLHIFDLDGTLIRGSAAPVEISRQLGLLEEIGEVERDLIAGRIGPPEYAVRVHALWTDLTEAHVAAAFESAPWLTGIREVWSEIRSRGDYCAVISLSPSFFVERLLDWGAHAAHGSRFPDVPFTQPVDPEGILSAAAKVEIAGRLCTGFGLGLDDCVAYGDSLSDAAIFAAVPTAVAVNADHHVVGLASHTYVGSDLREAYELVWSTG, encoded by the coding sequence ATGAGCAGACGGCCAAGGCTTCACATCTTCGATCTGGACGGCACGCTGATCCGCGGCTCGGCGGCCCCGGTCGAGATCTCACGACAGCTCGGCTTGCTGGAGGAGATCGGGGAGGTGGAGCGGGACCTGATCGCAGGCCGGATCGGTCCTCCGGAGTACGCGGTGCGTGTGCACGCACTGTGGACGGATCTCACCGAGGCCCATGTGGCGGCTGCCTTCGAATCCGCTCCCTGGCTCACGGGCATCCGCGAGGTGTGGAGCGAGATCCGGTCGCGTGGTGACTACTGCGCTGTGATCTCGCTGTCGCCGTCGTTCTTCGTGGAGCGGCTGCTGGACTGGGGCGCACACGCGGCCCACGGATCACGTTTCCCCGACGTTCCCTTCACCCAGCCTGTGGATCCGGAAGGCATCCTCAGCGCGGCCGCGAAGGTGGAGATCGCCGGCCGGCTCTGCACGGGCTTCGGACTGGGGCTGGACGACTGCGTCGCCTATGGGGATTCCCTGTCGGATGCCGCGATCTTCGCGGCGGTGCCCACGGCGGTGGCCGTGAACGCCGACCACCATGTCGTCGGACTGGCCAGCCACACCTATGTCGGAAGTGATCTCCGCGAGGCCTATGAACTGGTCTGGTCCACCGGATAG
- a CDS encoding cupin domain-containing protein, with the protein MKAFRLDELEAERAANDGAYLQFLRERNMSVGLYALDAGEIDPQLPHKQDEVYFVVSGRAAITVGMETTQVGRGSVVYVPAGVPHKFHHISEDLRVMVVFSPPES; encoded by the coding sequence ATGAAGGCATTCCGGCTGGACGAACTCGAGGCGGAACGCGCCGCGAACGACGGGGCATACCTCCAGTTCCTGCGGGAAAGGAACATGTCGGTCGGCCTGTACGCGCTGGACGCCGGTGAGATCGACCCCCAGCTGCCCCACAAACAGGACGAGGTCTACTTCGTGGTCAGCGGCCGCGCGGCGATCACCGTGGGCATGGAGACCACGCAGGTCGGGCGCGGCAGCGTCGTCTACGTGCCGGCGGGGGTCCCGCACAAGTTCCATCACATCAGCGAGGACCTGCGGGTCATGGTGGTCTTCTCTCCGCCTGAGAGCTGA